Proteins encoded in a region of the Rhodococcus sp. SBT000017 genome:
- a CDS encoding TrkH family potassium uptake protein gives MATGFALAIIVGAGVLMLPIATLPGSETDALQALFTSTSAISLTGLIVVDTPNHWSGFGQGVILAAIQVGGFGIMTIASLVGLVLADRIGLRGRLNAAAEVRTSGLGDVRSVVIGVFRTSLLIETVVAIALTLRFAIGYGESPGRALWLGVFHSVSAFNNAGFALFSDSMIGFATDPWICVPVMAAVVLGGIGFPVLFELFRHVRRRRGRQKWSLHTRLTLSVTGVLLVVGPALVLLLEWSRTLGEFGIWDKMLVATFAGVMPRTAGFNSVDYADVDNATLLVTDVLMFIGGGSGGTAGGIKVTTFALLLFVILAEIRGDRDVSIFDRRIDPRVQRQALTVALIGVALVMLPVVALLAGTDFDLDVLLFEVVSAFATVGLSTGITAQLPGWGQVILIVLMYLGRIGSITLVSALAARDRGRRYTLPTERPFIG, from the coding sequence ATGGCCACCGGGTTCGCGCTCGCGATCATCGTCGGTGCGGGAGTTCTCATGCTCCCGATCGCCACTCTTCCCGGCAGCGAGACCGACGCCCTCCAGGCCCTGTTCACGTCCACCTCGGCCATCAGCCTCACCGGGTTGATCGTGGTGGACACACCGAACCACTGGTCGGGATTCGGGCAGGGCGTCATTCTGGCGGCCATTCAGGTCGGTGGATTCGGCATCATGACGATCGCGTCGTTGGTCGGTTTGGTGCTTGCCGACCGAATCGGACTGCGTGGCAGACTCAATGCCGCCGCAGAGGTACGCACCTCCGGCCTCGGCGACGTTCGCAGCGTTGTCATCGGAGTGTTCCGAACCAGCCTGCTGATCGAGACCGTCGTCGCGATCGCTCTCACGCTCAGGTTCGCGATCGGGTACGGCGAGAGTCCCGGTCGGGCCCTCTGGCTCGGCGTCTTCCACTCCGTGTCGGCGTTCAACAACGCCGGATTCGCGCTGTTCAGCGACAGCATGATCGGGTTCGCCACCGATCCGTGGATCTGTGTTCCAGTGATGGCCGCCGTCGTGCTGGGAGGCATCGGGTTTCCGGTGCTGTTCGAGCTGTTCCGGCACGTTCGGCGGCGTCGGGGCAGGCAGAAATGGTCGCTGCACACCCGCCTGACGCTCTCGGTCACCGGCGTTCTGCTCGTGGTGGGACCGGCGCTGGTTCTGTTGCTCGAGTGGTCCAGAACCCTGGGCGAGTTCGGGATCTGGGACAAGATGCTCGTCGCCACGTTCGCGGGCGTCATGCCGCGCACCGCTGGGTTCAACAGCGTCGACTACGCCGACGTCGACAACGCGACCCTGCTCGTCACCGACGTTCTCATGTTCATCGGTGGCGGCAGCGGCGGCACCGCAGGCGGCATCAAGGTCACCACCTTCGCACTGTTGCTGTTCGTCATCCTCGCCGAAATCCGTGGCGATCGTGATGTGAGCATCTTCGATCGCCGGATCGACCCGCGAGTACAGCGTCAGGCGTTGACCGTGGCCCTGATCGGTGTCGCCCTGGTCATGCTCCCGGTCGTCGCGTTGCTGGCGGGAACGGATTTCGACCTCGACGTCCTGCTGTTCGAGGTCGTCTCGGCTTTCGCCACCGTGGGTCTTTCCACGGGCATCACCGCGCAGTTGCCGGGGTGGGGGCAGGTGATTCTGATCGTTCTGATGTACCTGGGCCGCATCGGTTCCATCACTCTGGTCAGCGCCCTTGCCGCCCGCGACCGCGGTCGGCGTTACACGCTCCCCACGGAAAGGCCGTTCATTGGCTAG
- a CDS encoding carbohydrate ABC transporter permease produces the protein MTTTEERTAPAEPEKFVPRPRTISKAEGWRRRGPLLPALVFAIIVTQIPFLFTLYYSTQSWNLVRPGSREFNGLNNYVDVFRDSQFREVAMNTVIMIVGTVIISVVLGLALALLLDRKFIGRSLIRTLLITPFLVTPVAGALIWKTTMFDPVFGLINFALSPFGVGEIDWVSRFPLAAVMTNLVWQWTPFMMLLILAGLQSMPKDIAEAARVDGAGPFKLFRELTLPHLRRFIELGTVLGAIYLVNTFDAVYMMTSGGPGVASANLPFYIYQRAFLGFDIGQAAAMGVVTVVATIVLSTLALRLIFKSFSANEEAA, from the coding sequence ATGACCACCACCGAAGAGCGGACGGCTCCGGCCGAACCGGAGAAGTTCGTACCGAGACCGAGAACGATCTCCAAGGCCGAGGGCTGGCGTCGACGCGGACCACTGTTGCCGGCGTTGGTGTTCGCCATCATCGTCACCCAGATCCCGTTCCTGTTCACGCTGTACTACTCGACGCAGTCCTGGAACCTCGTTCGTCCGGGTTCGCGTGAGTTCAACGGTCTGAACAACTACGTGGATGTGTTCCGCGACAGTCAGTTCCGTGAGGTCGCGATGAACACCGTGATCATGATCGTCGGAACGGTGATCATCTCGGTGGTCCTGGGCCTGGCCCTCGCGTTGCTGCTCGATCGAAAGTTCATCGGGCGCAGCCTCATTCGTACGCTGCTGATCACCCCGTTCCTCGTCACCCCGGTGGCCGGTGCGCTGATCTGGAAGACGACGATGTTCGATCCCGTCTTCGGTCTGATCAACTTCGCGCTGAGTCCGTTCGGAGTCGGCGAGATCGACTGGGTGTCGCGGTTCCCACTGGCCGCGGTCATGACGAACCTCGTCTGGCAGTGGACGCCGTTCATGATGCTGCTGATCCTCGCCGGACTGCAGTCCATGCCCAAGGACATCGCCGAGGCCGCACGTGTCGACGGGGCAGGCCCGTTCAAACTCTTCCGCGAGTTGACGTTGCCGCACCTGCGCCGGTTCATCGAACTGGGCACCGTCCTCGGCGCGATCTACCTCGTCAACACCTTCGACGCCGTCTACATGATGACCTCCGGTGGACCGGGAGTCGCGTCGGCGAACCTGCCGTTCTACATCTACCAACGTGCCTTCCTCGGCTTCGACATCGGTCAGGCCGCGGCCATGGGCGTCGTCACCGTGGTGGCAACCATCGTCCTCAGCACCCTGGCGCTGAGATTGATCTTCAAGAGCTTCAGCGCAAACGAGGAGGCGGCGTGA
- a CDS encoding NAD(P)-dependent alcohol dehydrogenase yields the protein MQASVLTGVQAIRLEERPVPTPAHDEVLVQVTAVGVCGSDAHYYREGHIGDYVVDGPLVLGHEAAGVIVSVGSEVSDTRVGQRVSIEPQRPDPTSAPSRAGRYNLCPAMEFFATPPIDGALAEYVLIQSTFAHDVPDDISDEAAALFEPLSVGIASAQKARISAGSSVLIAGAGPVGLVTAQVARAFGATEVIVTDIDASRRANAEKFGATRVLDPAAEDVRALTVDAFIDASGAARAVVDGIHAVRPAGMVVLVGMGGSDYPLPISRIQNRELLLTGVFRYANTWPIARALVASGMVDLDAMVTARFGLDGVEDALNADRQPGSIKAVVIPGLSKENNA from the coding sequence ATGCAGGCCAGCGTCCTGACCGGAGTGCAGGCGATACGACTCGAAGAACGACCCGTCCCCACGCCCGCGCACGACGAGGTCCTCGTGCAGGTCACGGCAGTCGGGGTCTGTGGTTCCGACGCGCATTACTACCGCGAGGGACACATCGGCGACTACGTAGTCGACGGCCCCCTAGTACTCGGCCACGAAGCGGCGGGCGTCATCGTGTCCGTGGGCTCCGAGGTCTCCGACACCCGCGTCGGACAGCGCGTGTCCATCGAACCGCAGCGCCCCGATCCCACCAGCGCGCCGTCCCGCGCAGGCCGCTACAACCTGTGCCCCGCCATGGAGTTCTTCGCGACGCCGCCCATCGACGGTGCGCTCGCGGAGTACGTGCTGATTCAATCGACCTTCGCCCACGACGTCCCCGACGACATCTCCGACGAGGCCGCAGCTCTCTTCGAGCCACTGTCGGTCGGCATCGCGTCGGCCCAGAAGGCACGCATCTCCGCGGGCTCGAGCGTGCTCATCGCGGGAGCGGGTCCCGTCGGGCTCGTCACCGCACAGGTCGCGCGCGCATTCGGAGCCACCGAGGTGATCGTCACCGACATCGACGCTTCCCGCCGCGCCAACGCAGAGAAGTTCGGCGCGACGCGCGTACTCGACCCCGCCGCCGAAGACGTGCGCGCACTGACTGTCGACGCTTTCATCGACGCATCCGGTGCGGCCCGAGCCGTGGTCGACGGCATCCACGCGGTCCGCCCCGCAGGCATGGTCGTCCTCGTCGGCATGGGCGGATCGGACTACCCACTGCCGATCTCGCGGATCCAGAACCGAGAATTGCTGCTCACGGGCGTCTTTCGCTACGCCAACACATGGCCGATCGCACGCGCGCTGGTGGCGTCGGGCATGGTGGATCTCGACGCGATGGTGACGGCGCGTTTCGGACTCGATGGCGTCGAGGATGCATTGAACGCCGACAGGCAACCCGGAAGCATCAAAGCCGTAGTCATTCCAGGACTTTCGAAGGAGAACAACGCATGA
- a CDS encoding mannitol dehydrogenase family protein, with the protein MKLNSQNLADFIEDVAVPTYDRSEVTVGIVHFGVGGFHRAHQAMYVDRLLQQGQALDWGICGVGVLPGDRRMNDVMHAQDCLYTLALKHSDGTWDTRVIGSIVEYLFAPDDAEAVIEKMAADTTKIVSLTITEGGYHFSATTGEFDVDNPAIVADLADGAVPATTFGLVTEALARRKDRGMMPFTIMSCDNIEGNGHMAQSTFTTFARLKDPALADWIQAEGAFPNSMVDRITPVTTPEVTEQLSLRYAIDDQWPVAGEPFTQWVLEDNFTLGRPPLEEVGVQVVEDVTPYELMKLRLLNASHQALAYFGYLSGYRLVHEVCQDSLFSDFLLAYMDEEATPTLQPVPGIDLTDYKRTLIERFSNPEIRDTVARLCAESSDRIPKWLLPVIRKNLETGGEIARSTAVVASWARYAEAVDESGEPIEIVDQLKDSLVPIAQSQRENPTAFIANRAVFGDLIDNERFVAEYTKQLASLQEQGARATLESLRSTH; encoded by the coding sequence ATGAAGTTGAACTCGCAGAACCTCGCCGACTTCATCGAGGACGTCGCTGTCCCGACGTACGACCGATCCGAGGTGACGGTGGGCATCGTGCATTTCGGTGTCGGCGGCTTCCATCGCGCCCACCAGGCGATGTACGTCGACCGCCTGCTGCAGCAGGGACAGGCGCTGGACTGGGGAATTTGCGGCGTCGGGGTACTACCCGGTGACCGGCGAATGAACGACGTCATGCACGCACAGGACTGCCTGTACACGTTGGCGCTCAAGCATTCCGACGGCACGTGGGACACCCGCGTCATCGGTTCCATCGTCGAGTATCTCTTCGCGCCGGACGACGCCGAGGCCGTGATCGAGAAGATGGCCGCCGACACGACGAAGATCGTCTCGCTCACCATCACCGAGGGTGGTTACCACTTCTCCGCGACGACGGGCGAGTTCGACGTGGACAATCCCGCCATCGTCGCCGACCTCGCCGACGGCGCAGTGCCCGCAACGACATTCGGGCTCGTCACCGAGGCTCTGGCTCGACGCAAGGACCGCGGCATGATGCCGTTCACCATCATGTCCTGCGACAACATCGAGGGCAACGGCCATATGGCGCAATCGACGTTCACGACGTTCGCGCGCCTGAAGGATCCGGCGTTGGCCGACTGGATCCAAGCGGAAGGCGCGTTCCCCAATTCGATGGTCGATCGCATCACGCCGGTCACGACACCGGAAGTGACCGAACAGCTTTCGCTGCGATACGCCATCGACGATCAGTGGCCCGTCGCGGGCGAGCCGTTCACGCAGTGGGTGCTTGAGGACAACTTCACCCTCGGACGTCCGCCGCTGGAAGAGGTGGGCGTGCAGGTGGTCGAGGATGTCACCCCCTACGAGTTGATGAAGCTGCGGTTGCTCAATGCCAGCCACCAGGCGCTCGCGTACTTCGGCTATCTCAGTGGCTATCGCCTCGTGCACGAGGTGTGCCAGGATTCGCTGTTCTCGGATTTCCTGCTCGCCTACATGGACGAGGAAGCAACCCCGACGCTGCAGCCGGTCCCAGGCATCGATCTGACCGACTACAAGCGGACGTTGATCGAGCGATTCTCCAACCCCGAGATCCGCGATACCGTCGCCCGCCTGTGTGCCGAGTCCTCGGACCGAATTCCCAAGTGGCTCTTGCCTGTCATCCGCAAGAATCTCGAGACCGGCGGTGAGATCGCCCGCTCCACCGCGGTGGTGGCCAGTTGGGCTCGCTACGCCGAGGCCGTCGACGAATCCGGCGAGCCCATCGAGATCGTCGACCAGCTGAAGGATTCATTGGTGCCGATCGCGCAGAGTCAGCGCGAGAATCCCACGGCGTTCATCGCCAACCGCGCAGTGTTCGGGGATCTCATCGACAACGAGCGCTTCGTCGCCGAGTACACGAAACAACTGGCGTCTCTCCAGGAGCAGGGCGCGCGGGCGACTCTGGAATCACTCAGGTCGACTCACTGA
- a CDS encoding TrkA family potassium uptake protein, protein MARKPSSEVVVVLGLGRFGKSLALELMGQGVEVLGIDTDEAVVQRVSDRLTHAAVADTTDEESLRQLSVHEYDRAVVGIGSDLEASLLTASALINLSVSNIWAKAISNAHAKILTQIGVHHVVRPEHDMGKRVAHLVRGRMMDYIEFDDGFAMIKTSPPTSIIGKKLGESGIRTKHRVTVVAVKRQGEGFTYATADTVIGAGDTVIVSGQVRDAERFSEST, encoded by the coding sequence TTGGCTAGGAAACCGTCCTCCGAAGTCGTCGTCGTCCTCGGCCTCGGCCGCTTCGGCAAGTCGCTGGCACTGGAACTGATGGGCCAGGGTGTCGAGGTCCTCGGCATCGACACCGACGAGGCTGTGGTGCAACGTGTCTCGGACCGACTCACGCACGCTGCCGTGGCCGACACCACCGACGAGGAGTCGTTGCGGCAACTGTCGGTGCACGAGTACGACCGCGCAGTCGTGGGCATCGGATCGGATCTCGAGGCGAGTCTGTTGACCGCATCCGCGTTGATCAACCTGTCGGTGTCCAACATCTGGGCCAAGGCGATCAGCAACGCACACGCCAAGATTCTCACCCAGATCGGCGTGCACCATGTGGTGAGGCCCGAGCACGACATGGGCAAGCGCGTCGCCCACCTGGTCCGCGGCCGGATGATGGACTACATCGAATTCGACGACGGTTTCGCCATGATCAAGACCTCTCCGCCCACCTCCATCATCGGAAAGAAGTTGGGCGAGAGCGGAATACGTACCAAGCATCGTGTCACTGTCGTCGCGGTCAAGCGTCAGGGTGAGGGATTCACCTACGCCACGGCCGACACGGTGATCGGCGCAGGCGATACCGTCATCGTCTCCGGTCAGGTTCGAGACGCCGAACGATTCAGTGAGTCGACCTGA
- a CDS encoding sugar-binding transcriptional regulator, translating to MDGTEPGGAKSARSGEDLRLALRAATMYHLEGATQAEIAVKLGVSRPTAGRLVARARTQGLVTIEINVPDDLQGTVHADLERELESQYGLTEVLVVSDVIDGTDAGYGSLGRAAATLLSRRLKDQDVLGFTWGPETVAVASSLKTRSTKCAAVVQLDGSITSADYQTGVEYTLGRCAEYLQATPIRLNAPLYADQATVVALEQDSVISRALKAGTDADVMMYGIGPVSTSTTLFEGSFIDLEVLDELRRVGAVGEIGGRFYDADGKDTGGSLPGRTVSVGLDAIRACDRAVLVTGGKRKHEALLGALRGGLASILVTDIESARWLVDRSISASNGKVSQ from the coding sequence ATGGACGGAACGGAGCCCGGCGGGGCGAAGTCTGCGCGGTCCGGCGAGGACCTGCGCCTGGCTCTGCGCGCCGCAACCATGTACCACCTCGAAGGCGCGACTCAGGCCGAGATCGCCGTGAAGCTCGGCGTCTCGCGCCCGACCGCAGGACGGCTCGTCGCACGGGCCCGCACGCAGGGGCTGGTGACGATCGAGATCAATGTCCCCGACGATCTGCAGGGCACCGTGCACGCCGACCTCGAGCGCGAACTCGAGTCGCAGTACGGGTTGACCGAGGTGCTCGTCGTCTCGGACGTCATCGACGGCACGGATGCCGGCTACGGATCCCTGGGGCGCGCGGCGGCAACGCTGCTCTCTCGTCGGCTGAAGGATCAGGATGTTCTGGGCTTCACCTGGGGACCCGAGACGGTCGCGGTAGCGAGTTCGCTGAAGACTCGATCCACCAAATGTGCTGCGGTGGTGCAACTCGACGGTTCCATCACCTCGGCCGACTACCAGACCGGCGTCGAGTACACGCTCGGACGGTGCGCTGAATACCTGCAGGCGACACCCATCAGGCTCAACGCACCGCTGTATGCCGATCAGGCGACCGTCGTTGCGTTGGAGCAGGATTCCGTGATCTCGCGCGCCCTCAAGGCCGGGACCGATGCCGATGTGATGATGTACGGCATCGGTCCCGTTTCCACGTCCACCACGTTGTTCGAGGGCAGTTTCATCGACCTCGAGGTGCTCGACGAACTCCGCCGGGTCGGAGCGGTCGGTGAGATCGGCGGCCGGTTCTACGACGCCGACGGCAAGGACACCGGTGGATCGCTCCCCGGCCGAACCGTGTCGGTGGGACTCGACGCCATCAGGGCCTGCGATCGGGCCGTGCTCGTCACCGGCGGAAAACGAAAACACGAAGCGCTGCTCGGTGCACTGCGCGGTGGTCTGGCGTCGATCTTGGTCACCGACATCGAAAGTGCGCGTTGGCTCGTCGATCGATCCATATCAGCGTCGAATGGAAAGGTATCCCAGTGA
- a CDS encoding sugar ABC transporter substrate-binding protein produces the protein MVVATSLATTLVVSGCAGAGSFGGDGDGTTITVAIVSNSQMSDAISLAPEFEAENPGINLKFVSLSENEARAKITASVATGGGEFDVVMISNFETPQWAENGWLTNLSEYADATPGYDEDDFIPTLKESLSYEGSMYSVPFYGESSFLMYRKDLMEQAGIDMPAEPTWQQVADAAAALDSPGLSGICLRGKPGWGEVLAPLNTVINAFGGRWYDENWNAQLNSPEVREAVQFYVDTVREHGQAGAATSGFSECGTQLSQGNTAMWYDATSAVSVLEDPSSSNVVGQIGYAKAPSAAKGDNGWLYSWALGIPQTSEAPDEAWKFVSWMTSKEYLNKVGNELGWERVPPGSRLSTYEIPEYAEASAAYGQLTLDSIDSADPNDPTVDPVPYTGVQFLTIPEFQDLGTRVSQQISAAIAGQISVDDALDQAQQYAEVVGKTYQEDQG, from the coding sequence GTGGTTGTCGCGACCTCGCTCGCGACGACCTTGGTGGTGTCCGGATGTGCCGGTGCCGGCTCGTTCGGTGGTGACGGTGACGGGACGACGATCACCGTCGCGATCGTCTCGAATTCGCAGATGTCCGATGCCATCTCGCTTGCTCCGGAGTTCGAGGCGGAGAACCCGGGCATCAACCTGAAGTTCGTGTCGCTGTCGGAGAACGAGGCCCGCGCCAAGATCACGGCCTCTGTCGCGACCGGCGGCGGCGAGTTCGATGTGGTGATGATCAGCAACTTCGAGACCCCGCAGTGGGCCGAGAACGGTTGGCTGACCAACCTTTCCGAGTACGCGGACGCCACACCCGGGTACGACGAGGACGACTTCATCCCGACGTTGAAGGAGTCGCTGTCGTACGAGGGCAGCATGTACTCGGTGCCGTTCTACGGTGAGTCCTCGTTCCTGATGTACCGCAAGGATCTGATGGAGCAGGCTGGTATCGACATGCCGGCCGAGCCCACCTGGCAGCAGGTGGCCGATGCTGCGGCTGCACTCGACAGCCCCGGCCTCTCCGGAATCTGCCTGCGCGGCAAGCCCGGTTGGGGTGAGGTGCTCGCGCCGCTGAACACCGTCATCAACGCATTCGGCGGCCGCTGGTACGACGAGAACTGGAACGCTCAGTTGAACAGTCCCGAGGTACGTGAAGCCGTGCAGTTCTACGTCGACACCGTGCGCGAGCACGGTCAGGCCGGCGCGGCCACCAGTGGCTTCAGCGAGTGCGGAACGCAACTCTCGCAGGGCAACACCGCAATGTGGTACGACGCCACCTCGGCCGTCTCGGTTCTCGAAGACCCGTCGTCGAGCAACGTCGTCGGACAGATCGGTTACGCCAAGGCCCCGTCGGCGGCCAAGGGCGACAACGGCTGGCTGTACTCCTGGGCCCTGGGCATTCCCCAGACCAGCGAGGCTCCCGACGAGGCGTGGAAGTTCGTCTCATGGATGACGAGCAAGGAGTACCTGAACAAGGTCGGTAACGAACTCGGTTGGGAGCGTGTGCCTCCCGGAAGTCGGCTCTCGACCTACGAGATTCCCGAGTACGCGGAGGCGTCGGCCGCCTACGGTCAGCTGACCCTCGACTCCATCGACAGTGCGGATCCCAACGATCCCACCGTGGATCCGGTTCCGTACACCGGAGTCCAGTTCCTGACCATTCCGGAGTTCCAGGACCTCGGTACCCGGGTCAGCCAACAGATCAGTGCCGCGATCGCCGGACAGATCAGCGTCGACGACGCGCTCGACCAAGCGCAGCAATACGCCGAAGTGGTCGGCAAGACGTATCAGGAGGACCAGGGATGA
- a CDS encoding DUF3995 domain-containing protein, translating to MAIRYFAIACALGIVHAAFSGYWASGGRWMLDTVGSFATEWVDSEPETARTALLVLALVKLGAAILPGLAYMNRPRLAARNRTRLPSLVLGISWPGSVLLILWGGASFVGAVIGLIASDENRSVKYGHLFFDGIFLLWGAALLTALILARKTPYQPR from the coding sequence GTGGCCATCAGATACTTCGCGATCGCATGTGCACTGGGGATAGTCCACGCAGCATTTTCCGGCTATTGGGCCTCCGGTGGACGGTGGATGCTCGATACCGTCGGTTCCTTCGCCACGGAGTGGGTCGACAGCGAACCGGAGACAGCGCGAACTGCACTGCTGGTGCTCGCGCTGGTCAAGCTCGGCGCGGCAATTCTTCCTGGCCTCGCGTACATGAACCGGCCGCGCCTGGCAGCACGGAACCGGACCAGGCTGCCGTCGTTGGTTCTCGGCATATCCTGGCCCGGCTCGGTGCTGCTGATCCTCTGGGGCGGAGCGTCGTTCGTCGGTGCGGTGATCGGCTTGATCGCCTCGGACGAGAATCGAAGTGTCAAGTACGGACACCTGTTCTTCGACGGCATCTTCCTGCTGTGGGGTGCCGCACTTCTGACGGCACTGATCCTCGCTCGAAAGACCCCGTACCAGCCGCGTTAG
- a CDS encoding carbohydrate ABC transporter permease, translating into MSTATTSKKKAVPHTSDGQEIRKKSKWGPGTVWSFVAWVAGIAFFFPVLWMVITGFKQEADAYSNPPKLIFTPTLDQYRGVLESGIGTTLLNSAFATIVSTILVLLLGVPAAFALSLRPVKKTQDVLFFFISTKMLPVVAVIVPLYVIVGDIGMLDNIWALVVLYTAMNLPIAVWMMRSFFMEVPAELLEAASMDGASLWTSVREVILPLVSPGIAATSLICVIFSWNEFFFAVNLTAVQAQTIPVYLVGFITGQGLYWAQLSAAATFAALPVVLAGWFAQNKLVRGLSFGAIK; encoded by the coding sequence ATGAGCACGGCAACAACGAGCAAGAAGAAGGCCGTCCCGCACACCTCCGACGGCCAGGAGATTCGCAAGAAGAGCAAGTGGGGCCCGGGGACGGTCTGGTCGTTCGTCGCCTGGGTGGCCGGCATCGCCTTCTTCTTCCCGGTGCTCTGGATGGTGATCACCGGATTCAAGCAGGAGGCCGACGCCTACTCCAACCCGCCGAAGCTGATCTTCACCCCCACCCTCGATCAGTATCGAGGTGTACTCGAGAGCGGCATCGGCACCACCCTGCTGAACTCGGCGTTCGCGACGATCGTCTCGACCATTCTCGTTCTGCTGCTCGGTGTTCCGGCGGCCTTCGCGCTGTCACTACGGCCGGTCAAGAAGACCCAGGACGTGCTGTTCTTCTTCATCTCCACCAAGATGCTGCCCGTCGTGGCCGTCATCGTTCCGCTGTACGTCATCGTCGGTGACATCGGCATGCTCGACAACATCTGGGCCCTGGTGGTCCTCTACACCGCGATGAATCTGCCTATCGCCGTATGGATGATGCGCTCGTTCTTCATGGAGGTGCCGGCGGAACTGCTCGAAGCCGCCAGCATGGACGGTGCATCGCTGTGGACCTCGGTACGCGAGGTGATCCTGCCGCTCGTCTCGCCCGGCATCGCTGCGACGTCGTTGATCTGCGTGATCTTCTCGTGGAACGAGTTCTTCTTCGCCGTCAATCTCACTGCCGTTCAGGCCCAGACGATTCCGGTGTACCTCGTCGGATTCATCACCGGCCAGGGCCTGTACTGGGCCCAGCTGTCCGCCGCTGCGACGTTCGCAGCACTCCCCGTCGTCCTTGCCGGATGGTTCGCGCAGAACAAGCTCGTGCGCGGCCTGTCCTTCGGCGCCATCAAATAG
- a CDS encoding ABC transporter ATP-binding protein yields the protein MAAITYKKASCVYEGADSLAVDSLDLDIKDGEFVVLVGPSGSGKSTALRMLAGLEEIDGGAIEIGGKNMVGVPSKDRDIAMVFQNYALYPNKTVGENMGFALKMRGVSLEKRQARVAEAARLLDLTEYLDRKPGKLSGGQRQRVAMGRAIVREPQVFCMDEPLSNLDAKLRVQTRTQIAALQRRLGTTTVYVTHDQVEAMTMGDRVAVLRGGKLQQFASPTDLYDNPVNAFVAGFIGSPAMNLMTVPIGSGGVQIGKFLLPLERDELTKLASLGIDEVTIGMRPENLGIVHGGGEGFEGKVDLIEELGSESYVYAHLDDPKVKGLDGGPVSLVARSAVRAPAKIGESIGLTRLDGAIHLFHPETGERI from the coding sequence ATGGCTGCAATCACGTACAAGAAGGCATCCTGCGTCTACGAAGGTGCCGATTCGCTCGCCGTCGATTCCCTCGACCTCGACATCAAGGACGGCGAGTTCGTCGTCCTGGTCGGACCGTCCGGCTCCGGCAAGTCCACCGCACTTCGTATGCTCGCCGGTCTCGAGGAGATCGACGGTGGCGCAATCGAAATCGGCGGCAAGAACATGGTGGGCGTTCCGTCCAAGGACCGCGACATCGCGATGGTCTTCCAGAACTACGCGCTCTACCCCAACAAGACCGTCGGGGAGAACATGGGCTTCGCGCTCAAGATGCGCGGAGTGAGCCTCGAGAAGCGTCAGGCACGCGTCGCGGAAGCGGCCCGTCTGCTCGATCTCACCGAGTACCTCGATCGCAAGCCCGGCAAGCTCTCCGGCGGCCAGCGTCAGCGAGTTGCCATGGGCCGCGCCATCGTTCGTGAGCCGCAGGTGTTCTGCATGGACGAGCCACTGTCCAACCTCGATGCCAAGCTACGGGTGCAGACACGTACGCAGATCGCGGCGTTGCAGCGCAGGCTCGGCACCACGACGGTGTACGTCACCCACGATCAGGTCGAGGCCATGACGATGGGCGATCGCGTCGCCGTCCTGCGCGGCGGAAAACTGCAACAGTTCGCCTCTCCCACAGATCTTTACGACAACCCCGTCAACGCGTTCGTCGCAGGATTCATCGGCTCCCCGGCAATGAACCTGATGACGGTACCCATCGGCTCGGGCGGCGTGCAGATCGGTAAGTTCCTGCTCCCGCTCGAGCGCGACGAGCTGACCAAGCTCGCGAGCCTGGGTATCGACGAGGTCACCATCGGAATGCGGCCCGAGAACCTCGGCATCGTCCACGGCGGCGGCGAGGGCTTCGAGGGCAAGGTCGATCTCATCGAGGAGCTGGGCAGCGAGTCCTACGTCTACGCACACCTCGACGACCCCAAGGTCAAGGGACTCGACGGGGGACCTGTGTCGTTGGTTGCGCGTTCGGCAGTGCGTGCCCCGGCGAAGATCGGCGAGAGCATCGGCCTGACACGTCTCGACGGTGCGATCCACCTCTTCCACCCGGAAACCGGGGAGCGCATCTAA